One genomic region from Bacillota bacterium encodes:
- a CDS encoding ribonuclease HI family protein, which yields MTSEGRPARPVVVYTDGGSRHNPGPAAIGVALFDREAPAQPPDPHPFFQVGVYIGQATNNVAEYLALLRGLEEAIAAGATAIEVRSNSELLIKQMKGEYQVRNEGLIPLHGRARVLAMKLPTRFVHV from the coding sequence TTGACCAGTGAGGGACGTCCGGCTCGCCCCGTCGTCGTCTACACCGACGGTGGGTCCCGCCACAACCCAGGGCCGGCGGCCATCGGCGTGGCCCTATTCGACCGGGAAGCGCCGGCTCAGCCGCCCGACCCCCATCCCTTCTTTCAAGTCGGGGTCTACATCGGACAGGCCACCAACAACGTCGCCGAATACCTGGCCCTCCTGCGCGGCCTCGAGGAAGCCATCGCCGCCGGGGCCACGGCGATCGAGGTCCGATCGAACAGCGAGTTGCTCATCAAGCAGATGAAGGGCGAGTATCAAGTAAGGAACGAGGGGCTCATACCTCTCCACGGACGGGCCAGGGTCCTCGCCATGAAGCTACCGACCAGGTTCGTCCATGT
- a CDS encoding class I SAM-dependent methyltransferase, translated as MAAITLPPRLQCIADNVPQGSVVADIGTDHAFLPIYLVSSGRSPRAIGVDPKPGPLAAAAVNVAAAGVGDRVELRRGSGLSPLTPGEADVVVLAGLGGALTCKILDLDPAVRWSVERFILQPMIGAEVLRRWLDENGLKIADEDLVEDVGRLYEVIVAEPRTGSQAPQADGLGLSQEVLDFVGPVLLKKRHPLLKRHVQAMLAEFQTALGQLTAGRTARAAEVRERYGRIADGLREVLCRL; from the coding sequence GTGGCCGCCATCACCCTGCCCCCCCGGTTGCAGTGCATTGCCGATAACGTTCCCCAGGGCAGCGTGGTCGCCGACATCGGCACCGACCATGCCTTTCTACCGATCTATCTTGTTTCGAGCGGCCGCTCGCCGCGGGCCATCGGGGTCGACCCCAAACCCGGTCCGCTGGCGGCGGCCGCTGTCAATGTCGCGGCGGCCGGGGTCGGCGACCGGGTCGAGCTGCGTCGCGGCAGCGGTCTGAGCCCGCTGACCCCAGGCGAGGCCGACGTCGTCGTTCTGGCCGGGCTGGGCGGCGCGTTGACCTGCAAGATCCTCGACCTCGACCCGGCCGTGCGCTGGAGCGTCGAACGGTTCATCCTCCAGCCGATGATCGGGGCCGAAGTCTTGCGCCGCTGGCTCGATGAGAACGGGCTGAAGATCGCCGACGAAGACTTGGTCGAGGATGTGGGGAGGCTCTACGAGGTGATCGTGGCCGAGCCAAGGACGGGAAGCCAGGCGCCTCAGGCCGACGGGCTCGGCCTGAGCCAGGAGGTGCTGGACTTCGTCGGGCCGGTCCTGCTGAAGAAGAGACATCCCTTGTTGAAGCGGCACGTCCAGGCCATGCTGGCCGAGTTCCAGACGGCCCTGGGCCAGTTGACGGCCGGCCGTACGGCGCGGGCGGCCGAGGTCCGCGAGCGCTACGGGCGCATCGCCGACGGCCTGCGCGAGGTCCTGTGCCGTCTCTGA